Proteins found in one Lutimonas zeaxanthinifaciens genomic segment:
- the ilvB gene encoding biosynthetic-type acetolactate synthase large subunit, with protein sequence MDTITKSSEKVTNKKNVKITGAEAVVKSLLEEGVSLIYGYPGGAIMPVYDEFFKYEKQLHHVLTRHEQGAVHAAQGYARVSDKVGVAIATSGPGATNLVTGIADAQIDSTPLVCITGQVGSHLLGSDAFQETDIISISTPVTKWNYQITKAEEIPEVMAKAFYIAKSGRPGPVLIDITKDAQFGELEFEYKKCEKVRSYKPVPEMEPGKIEEAAVLINKAERPFIVWGQGLTLGKAEKEFQDFIEKAGIPSASTLLGLSALPSDHELHVGMVGMHGNYAPNKLTNECDVLIAVGMRFDDRVTGNLATYAKQAKIVHFEIDPAEVDKNVKTDVAVLGNVKETLSAILPLIEKKQHKEWMQKFSDLYDIEYNQVIDGQINVSGDGLTMAETMIALNKETKGDAVIVSDVGQHQMVASRYSKFNHGRSKVTSGGLGTMGFALPAAIGAKMGAPEREVVAIIGDGGFQMNIQELGTILQTRVPVKIIVLNNQFLGMVRQWQELFFDGRYASTEMVNPDFVKISEGYGIKARRVTERKELAEAISEMMASKESYFLEVVVEMEENVFPMIPTGSSVSDIRLK encoded by the coding sequence ATGGACACAATAACAAAATCATCGGAAAAAGTGACAAACAAAAAAAATGTAAAAATTACAGGTGCCGAAGCTGTTGTTAAGTCTCTTCTTGAAGAAGGAGTAAGCTTGATTTACGGATACCCCGGGGGAGCTATCATGCCGGTTTATGACGAGTTCTTCAAGTATGAAAAACAGCTTCATCATGTGCTTACCAGGCATGAACAGGGAGCCGTGCACGCAGCTCAGGGATATGCAAGAGTCTCTGATAAAGTAGGGGTGGCTATTGCTACTTCAGGACCGGGAGCAACAAACCTTGTCACCGGAATTGCCGATGCGCAGATAGATTCAACACCTTTGGTTTGCATCACGGGTCAGGTAGGGTCACATCTATTAGGGAGTGATGCTTTTCAGGAAACGGATATTATCAGTATTTCAACCCCTGTTACAAAATGGAATTACCAGATCACCAAAGCAGAAGAGATTCCTGAAGTGATGGCCAAGGCTTTTTATATTGCAAAATCAGGACGTCCGGGGCCAGTATTGATCGATATAACCAAGGATGCCCAGTTTGGCGAACTGGAGTTTGAATATAAAAAATGCGAAAAAGTTAGAAGTTACAAGCCGGTTCCGGAGATGGAGCCTGGTAAAATAGAAGAGGCCGCAGTTTTGATCAACAAGGCTGAAAGACCTTTTATTGTCTGGGGCCAGGGACTTACTTTAGGAAAAGCAGAGAAAGAATTTCAGGACTTTATTGAAAAAGCGGGAATACCTTCTGCTTCTACCTTACTTGGTTTGTCAGCTTTACCTTCAGATCATGAATTACACGTTGGTATGGTGGGTATGCATGGAAATTATGCACCCAATAAACTGACCAATGAATGCGATGTGCTGATCGCGGTTGGAATGAGATTCGATGACAGGGTAACAGGGAACCTTGCCACCTACGCAAAACAAGCCAAGATTGTTCATTTTGAAATCGATCCTGCAGAGGTTGACAAAAATGTAAAAACGGATGTGGCTGTATTAGGAAATGTGAAGGAGACACTTTCAGCTATTTTACCTTTAATTGAAAAAAAGCAACACAAAGAATGGATGCAGAAGTTCAGTGACCTGTATGATATTGAATACAATCAGGTCATAGACGGACAGATCAATGTGTCAGGTGATGGTCTGACCATGGCCGAAACCATGATCGCTTTGAATAAGGAAACAAAAGGGGACGCAGTCATTGTATCTGACGTGGGACAACATCAGATGGTGGCAAGCCGGTATAGCAAATTTAACCATGGCAGAAGTAAAGTGACCTCAGGAGGTCTGGGAACCATGGGATTTGCTCTTCCTGCTGCAATTGGTGCAAAAATGGGGGCTCCGGAACGAGAAGTGGTTGCCATCATTGGTGATGGAGGTTTCCAAATGAATATTCAGGAATTAGGGACCATTTTACAAACAAGAGTTCCGGTTAAAATAATTGTTTTAAACAACCAGTTCCTCGGAATGGTTCGTCAATGGCAGGAATTGTTCTTTGATGGCAGATATGCTTCAACAGAAATGGTCAACCCTGATTTTGTAAAAATTTCCGAAGGATATGGAATTAAGGCAAGAAGGGTCACGGAACGAAAAGAATTGGCTGAGGCCATCTCTGAGATGATGGCCTCCAAAGAATCCTATTTCCTGGAAGTTGTTGTTGAAATGGAAGAAAATGTATTTCCGATGATACCAACTGGTTCAAGTGTATCTGATATCCGATTAAAATAA
- the ilvD gene encoding dihydroxy-acid dehydratase → MKQLNKYSQRLTQDATQPAAQAMLYAVGLNEEDMKKPQVGIASTGYDGNPCNMHLNQLAAGIKEEVNKKDQVGLVFNTIGVSDGISMGTSGMNYSLPSRDIIADSIEVVMNAQSYDALVSVVGCDKNMPGAIMAMLRLNRPALMVYGGTIASGNYKGRKLNIVSAFEALGQKISGEISDEEYKEIIKRAIPGAGACGGMYTANTMASSIEALGFALPYNSSIPAENPHKNEESTRIAAAVKNLLELDLKPLDIITKKSLENAVALVNALGGSTNAVLHYLAIAHAAGIDFTLEDFQRVSDRTPLIADLKPSGEYLMEDVHGVGGTPAVMKYLLDKGFLYGDCMTVTGKTLAENLAEVSPLKFEEDQQVIYPTDKALKSSGNLQILFGNLASEGAVAKISGKEGNLFRGKAVVFDGEQEANDGIGAGKVSKGDVVVIRYVGPRGGPGMPEMLKPTSMIMGAGLGKTVALITDGRFSGGTHGFVVGHITPEAQSGGLIGLIKDGDMITIDAEKNAINVDLSESEIEKRKALWKAPEPKHKKGILYKYAKMVSSASEGCVTDKF, encoded by the coding sequence ATGAAGCAATTAAATAAATACAGTCAGCGACTTACCCAGGATGCTACGCAGCCAGCGGCCCAGGCCATGCTCTATGCCGTGGGTCTGAACGAGGAAGATATGAAGAAACCGCAGGTGGGAATTGCAAGTACGGGCTATGACGGAAATCCGTGCAATATGCATCTGAACCAGCTAGCCGCCGGGATTAAAGAAGAGGTTAATAAAAAGGATCAGGTAGGTCTGGTTTTCAATACGATCGGCGTGAGTGACGGTATTTCAATGGGAACAAGCGGAATGAATTATTCGCTTCCATCAAGAGATATTATTGCAGATTCTATAGAAGTTGTGATGAATGCTCAAAGTTATGACGCCCTGGTTTCTGTTGTAGGTTGTGATAAAAACATGCCAGGTGCCATCATGGCCATGCTGCGCCTGAACCGTCCGGCCCTTATGGTTTACGGAGGGACAATCGCTTCAGGTAATTACAAAGGAAGAAAGTTGAACATCGTTTCGGCATTTGAAGCCTTAGGCCAGAAGATCTCCGGGGAGATTTCAGATGAGGAGTATAAAGAAATAATTAAAAGAGCCATTCCGGGAGCAGGTGCCTGCGGAGGCATGTACACGGCAAACACCATGGCATCATCAATAGAAGCGCTTGGATTCGCCCTGCCATATAATTCTTCGATACCGGCAGAGAATCCTCACAAAAATGAAGAAAGTACAAGAATCGCAGCTGCAGTAAAGAATTTGCTTGAGCTTGATTTAAAACCGCTGGATATCATTACCAAGAAATCATTGGAAAATGCAGTGGCATTGGTCAATGCCCTTGGTGGGTCAACCAACGCTGTTTTGCATTATCTGGCTATCGCACATGCAGCTGGAATCGATTTTACACTGGAGGATTTTCAAAGAGTAAGTGACAGAACCCCGTTAATAGCTGATCTTAAACCAAGTGGGGAGTACCTTATGGAGGATGTTCACGGAGTAGGGGGAACACCCGCTGTGATGAAATATCTACTGGATAAAGGGTTTTTGTATGGAGACTGTATGACGGTTACCGGAAAGACCCTTGCGGAGAATCTTGCGGAAGTTTCACCTTTAAAATTTGAAGAGGATCAGCAGGTTATTTATCCAACGGATAAAGCCCTTAAATCTTCAGGAAACTTACAGATACTTTTTGGGAACCTTGCTTCTGAAGGAGCGGTGGCAAAGATCAGTGGTAAGGAAGGAAATCTTTTTAGAGGAAAGGCAGTGGTATTTGATGGTGAACAGGAAGCAAATGACGGAATAGGGGCCGGTAAGGTTTCAAAAGGAGATGTTGTCGTCATAAGATATGTGGGGCCCAGAGGAGGTCCGGGGATGCCGGAAATGTTGAAGCCAACCTCCATGATCATGGGTGCCGGTTTGGGAAAAACGGTAGCACTGATCACCGATGGAAGGTTTTCGGGCGGAACTCATGGATTTGTTGTTGGACACATTACTCCTGAAGCACAGTCCGGAGGGCTCATTGGATTGATCAAGGATGGAGATATGATCACCATAGATGCCGAAAAGAATGCGATTAACGTGGATTTGAGTGAGTCAGAAATTGAGAAAAGAAAAGCCTTGTGGAAAGCACCAGAGCCAAAACATAAAAAGGGAATACTTTATAAATATGCAAAAATGGTTTCCTCTGCTTCAGAAGGATGCGTTACAGATAAGTTCTAA
- a CDS encoding 2-isopropylmalate synthase — MSKNQVQIFDTTLRDGEQVPGCKLNTPEKLIIAERLDELGVDIIEAGFPISSPGDFNSVVEIAKLVKNATVCGLTRANKKDIDAAGAALKQAVRPRIHTGIGTSESHIKFKFNSTPEKIIERAKEAVKYAKTYVEDIEFYAEDAGRTDNEFLAKICEEVIKVGATVLNIPDTTGYCLPEEYGAKMKYLKENVKGIDNVILSCHCHNDLGLATANSIAGVQNGARQIECTINGIGERAGNTALEEVVMILKQHPYLNLDTNINTQLLYNTSQMVQHHMGILVQPNKAVVGENAFAHSSGIHQDGVIKNRETYEIMNPSDVGVNESSIVLTARSGRAALAYRAKKIGFDLTKVELDQIYPEFLKTADKMKEVGDTEIERIIKNVRVSTDKIAS, encoded by the coding sequence ATGAGCAAAAATCAAGTCCAAATATTCGACACGACATTGAGAGATGGCGAGCAAGTTCCTGGTTGTAAGCTAAATACACCAGAAAAATTAATCATTGCTGAACGCCTGGATGAACTGGGTGTCGACATTATTGAAGCCGGTTTTCCAATATCGAGTCCGGGAGATTTTAACTCAGTAGTTGAGATTGCAAAATTAGTGAAAAACGCCACAGTTTGTGGACTTACCAGGGCAAACAAGAAGGATATCGATGCAGCAGGTGCAGCCTTAAAACAGGCCGTCAGACCTAGGATCCATACAGGGATCGGAACCTCTGAATCACATATAAAATTCAAATTTAATTCTACTCCAGAAAAAATCATTGAAAGAGCAAAGGAGGCGGTAAAATACGCCAAAACCTACGTTGAAGATATTGAGTTTTATGCTGAAGATGCCGGACGAACGGATAATGAATTTTTAGCAAAGATTTGCGAAGAAGTTATCAAGGTGGGAGCCACGGTTTTAAATATTCCGGATACGACAGGATACTGTTTACCTGAAGAATACGGGGCAAAAATGAAATACCTTAAGGAAAATGTCAAAGGAATTGATAATGTGATCCTTTCCTGTCATTGCCATAATGATCTTGGACTCGCAACGGCCAATTCCATTGCAGGGGTTCAGAACGGGGCGCGTCAGATAGAATGTACCATAAACGGTATTGGTGAAAGAGCAGGAAATACTGCGTTAGAAGAGGTTGTCATGATTTTGAAGCAACATCCTTACTTGAATCTTGATACAAATATTAACACCCAGTTATTATACAATACCTCTCAGATGGTGCAACACCACATGGGAATCCTTGTTCAGCCCAACAAGGCCGTTGTTGGTGAAAACGCCTTCGCTCACAGTTCAGGGATCCATCAGGATGGGGTGATCAAGAACCGTGAAACTTATGAGATCATGAATCCTTCAGATGTAGGTGTAAACGAGTCTTCAATTGTTTTGACGGCAAGGAGCGGAAGAGCCGCTTTAGCATACAGAGCCAAGAAAATCGGTTTTGACCTGACCAAAGTTGAACTGGATCAAATTTATCCTGAATTCTTGAAAACAGCGGATAAAATGAAAGAGGTTGGTGATACGGAAATTGAAAGGATCATCAAGAACGTAAGAGTAAGTACAGATAAAATAGCTTCTTAA
- the leuB gene encoding 3-isopropylmalate dehydrogenase: MNLKIAVLAGDGIGPEVCEQGVKVLKAIEKKFKHNFTFTNGLVGGSALTAKGVPLPDETLELCLNSDAILFGAIGDPKFENSPDAKVRPEEGLLKLRKELGLYANIRPLKVYEPLIHKSPIKEKVIKNTDFIIFRELTGGIYYGEKSTSADGNSASDTCNYSVEEIDRLAHMAFKSARKRRKKLTLIDKANVLETSRLWRKRVKELAQQYPDVTVDYLYVDNAAMKIIVNPRQFDVILTENMFGDIISDEASVISGSIGLLASTSIGENSVLFEPIHGSFPEMKGKNKANPLATILSAALLLEHFNLHEEADAIRNAAEKSIEHQITTPDINSTKKFAHTSTVGEFISEYIIDKKNILYHMENISLGQSTII; encoded by the coding sequence ATGAATTTAAAAATTGCAGTTTTAGCAGGAGATGGTATAGGCCCTGAGGTTTGCGAACAGGGAGTCAAGGTTCTAAAAGCCATTGAAAAAAAATTCAAACATAATTTTACATTTACAAACGGCCTTGTCGGAGGCAGTGCATTGACTGCAAAAGGTGTTCCCTTACCAGACGAAACCCTGGAACTCTGTTTGAATTCGGATGCCATCCTGTTCGGGGCAATTGGTGACCCAAAATTTGAGAATTCCCCGGATGCAAAGGTGAGACCTGAAGAGGGCCTTCTTAAATTAAGAAAAGAACTTGGCTTGTATGCCAATATCAGGCCACTTAAAGTCTATGAACCTCTAATTCACAAATCACCTATCAAAGAAAAGGTGATCAAGAACACGGATTTTATTATTTTCAGGGAATTGACCGGAGGAATCTATTACGGAGAGAAAAGTACTTCTGCTGATGGAAATTCTGCATCAGATACCTGTAATTATTCTGTTGAAGAAATAGATCGACTGGCACATATGGCTTTCAAATCTGCGCGGAAGAGAAGAAAAAAATTAACGCTGATCGATAAGGCCAATGTACTTGAAACTTCAAGGCTATGGAGAAAAAGAGTAAAGGAACTTGCTCAGCAATATCCCGATGTCACAGTTGATTACCTCTATGTTGACAATGCCGCGATGAAGATCATTGTAAACCCAAGGCAATTTGATGTTATTCTCACTGAAAACATGTTTGGTGATATTATCTCTGACGAAGCCAGTGTAATTTCTGGGTCAATTGGTTTACTCGCCTCAACCTCTATTGGGGAAAACTCAGTATTGTTTGAACCCATTCACGGATCCTTTCCAGAAATGAAAGGCAAAAACAAGGCGAATCCTTTGGCGACAATACTTTCAGCGGCTCTGTTACTGGAACATTTCAATTTACACGAAGAGGCTGACGCAATTAGAAACGCCGCTGAAAAATCGATCGAGCATCAAATAACAACTCCAGATATCAATTCGACCAAGAAGTTTGCACATACTTCTACTGTAGGAGAATTTATATCTGAATATATCATTGACAAGAAAAATATTCTCTATCATATGGAGAATATTTCACTGGGTCAGTCTACAATCATTTAG
- a CDS encoding nitroreductase family protein: MEFKEAVNRRRSVRKYDPDKALDSEKVKECLELAVLAPNSSNMQLWEFYHITSKDILTKMSPFCFDQNAAKTAQQMVVIVVRKDLWKKRVKAHVDYLNNVFGNIPKKEQSKRAKFAFTYYTKIIPLAYADFLGFLGYIKYGFYWLIGLFRPIYRQARKSDMRIVAHKSAGLAAQTFMLAMADINYDTCPMEGIDSLRIKKLLKIPSSAEINMVISCGIRLPEGVYGDRFRIPFEQVYKEV, translated from the coding sequence ATGGAATTTAAGGAAGCGGTCAATCGAAGAAGATCGGTAAGAAAGTATGACCCCGACAAAGCCCTTGACTCAGAAAAAGTGAAAGAATGTCTTGAATTGGCCGTTTTGGCTCCAAACAGCAGTAATATGCAGCTTTGGGAGTTTTATCATATAACTTCAAAAGACATATTGACAAAAATGTCTCCATTTTGTTTTGATCAGAATGCGGCGAAAACAGCTCAGCAAATGGTGGTCATCGTTGTTCGGAAAGACCTTTGGAAAAAAAGAGTAAAAGCCCACGTTGACTATCTTAATAATGTCTTTGGTAACATTCCAAAAAAAGAGCAAAGCAAAAGGGCTAAATTTGCCTTCACTTATTACACAAAAATAATTCCACTGGCCTATGCGGATTTTTTGGGTTTTTTGGGTTATATCAAGTATGGTTTTTATTGGCTGATCGGATTGTTTCGACCCATTTACAGACAGGCGAGAAAAAGTGATATGAGAATTGTTGCCCATAAAAGTGCAGGCCTTGCGGCACAGACATTCATGCTGGCCATGGCGGATATCAATTATGACACCTGCCCGATGGAAGGAATTGATTCATTAAGAATTAAAAAGTTACTCAAGATCCCATCCTCTGCCGAAATTAATATGGTCATTAGTTGCGGAATTCGATTACCAGAGGGGGTTTACGGAGACCGTTTCAGGATTCCTTTTGAACAAGTGTACAAAGAGGTCTGA
- the epsC gene encoding serine O-acetyltransferase EpsC: MSIDKIIQSIRSNKQNHLVDFRVKSKTEEFTESLFKILFDSKISVSNNMEELGESFKAIACMIDKGDQSRFELVWKKFLVNLPELLNQLNQDAKCIFLHDPASRSIEEVILAYPGFYAIAVYRLSHELHLQNMPLIPRIMSEYAHRLTGIDIHPGAEIGSPFFIDHGTGVVIGESTIIKNKVKVYQGVTLGALQVSKDMKNIKRHPTVEDNVTIYAGATILGGDTIIGKNSTIGGNVWLTESVPENSIVYQRTDIKLKKKTNHAES, from the coding sequence ATGTCAATAGATAAAATTATACAGAGTATCCGAAGCAATAAGCAAAACCATTTGGTTGATTTTAGGGTTAAATCAAAAACAGAGGAATTTACTGAGAGCTTATTCAAGATTCTATTTGATTCCAAAATTTCAGTTTCAAACAATATGGAGGAACTAGGAGAATCATTTAAGGCCATTGCCTGCATGATTGACAAGGGTGACCAAAGCAGGTTTGAACTTGTCTGGAAGAAATTTTTAGTGAATTTACCAGAACTTTTAAACCAATTGAATCAGGATGCCAAATGCATCTTTTTACATGATCCTGCTTCTCGGAGTATTGAAGAAGTCATTTTGGCCTATCCCGGTTTTTATGCGATCGCTGTTTACCGTTTGAGCCATGAGCTGCATTTGCAAAATATGCCTTTGATTCCACGAATAATGAGTGAATATGCGCATCGATTAACTGGAATTGACATACACCCCGGAGCAGAAATTGGATCACCTTTTTTTATTGATCACGGAACGGGGGTCGTCATTGGAGAAAGTACCATTATTAAAAACAAGGTTAAAGTTTATCAGGGTGTTACTTTGGGGGCCTTGCAGGTATCAAAGGATATGAAAAATATAAAAAGGCATCCAACCGTTGAGGACAACGTTACCATTTATGCAGGAGCTACGATTTTGGGTGGGGATACGATCATTGGAAAAAACAGTACCATAGGTGGAAATGTCTGGCTGACAGAATCAGTTCCTGAAAACTCCATTGTATACCAGCGAACAGATATCAAACTTAAAAAGAAAACCAATCATGCTGAATCATAG
- the cysM gene encoding cysteine synthase CysM — protein sequence MLNHSILDLIGNTPLVESRTLVTNKNVKLLFKMEGNNPGGSVKDRPAYNMIKSALERKEIDQNTKLIEATSGNTGIALAMIAGIFKLNIELVMPENSTKERVQTMRAYGAKVTLTDAAVGIEGSRDYADLKVENEGYVMLNQFANNDNWKAHYKTTGPEIWNDTNKKITHFVSAMGTTGTIMGVSTYLKEMNSSIQIIGAQPTDNSKIPGIRKWPEAYLPKIFDRSKVDRIIEVSELEAREMSLRLAKDEGVFSGMSSGGSVTTALKIANEIESGVIVAIICDRGDRYLSSDLFESAGS from the coding sequence ATGCTGAATCATAGTATTCTCGATCTTATAGGAAATACACCTCTTGTTGAATCTAGGACCCTTGTTACCAACAAGAATGTCAAATTGTTGTTTAAAATGGAGGGTAATAATCCTGGAGGAAGTGTGAAAGACAGGCCTGCTTATAACATGATCAAGTCGGCTCTGGAGCGAAAAGAAATTGATCAAAACACTAAATTAATTGAAGCAACAAGCGGAAACACGGGTATTGCCCTTGCCATGATCGCAGGTATATTTAAACTTAATATCGAATTGGTAATGCCGGAAAACTCTACAAAAGAAAGAGTTCAGACCATGAGAGCCTACGGAGCAAAGGTTACCCTTACCGATGCAGCTGTGGGAATAGAAGGTTCAAGAGACTACGCCGATCTGAAAGTTGAAAATGAAGGTTACGTCATGTTAAATCAATTTGCTAACAATGACAACTGGAAAGCCCATTATAAAACAACCGGGCCCGAAATTTGGAATGATACAAATAAAAAAATAACTCATTTCGTCTCTGCTATGGGGACAACAGGAACAATTATGGGAGTTTCGACCTATTTAAAAGAAATGAATTCTTCCATACAGATCATTGGTGCTCAACCTACCGATAATTCGAAAATCCCCGGCATCAGGAAGTGGCCCGAAGCTTACCTCCCAAAAATATTTGACAGATCCAAAGTAGATCGAATTATTGAAGTCAGTGAACTGGAAGCTCGTGAGATGAGCCTAAGACTTGCCAAGGATGAAGGTGTATTTTCAGGAATGAGCAGTGGCGGATCTGTTACAACCGCATTGAAAATTGCCAATGAAATTGAAAGCGGTGTCATCGTAGCAATTATTTGTGATCGAGGTGACCGCTATCTCTCCTCAGATCTGTTTGAATCTGCCGGGTCCTGA
- a CDS encoding penicillin acylase family protein — MFRKILLWLLAILVVVLVVSVIFIKNNKPVYSGTISLEALEEKVTVYFDEYGVPHIFADSEKDAYKALGYVHAQDRLWQMELIRRIAAGRLSEVFGSELVKTDKLFRGMGLGATDEMIQTHSDPSSESYILAQAYLDGINTFIDQGKTPIEFKLVGLDKEHYQMKDIYNVFGYMAFSFAQAHKTDLLLSDLKETLGRKYLEDLDLDINPGTTLIQNSRGMKRMAMNAGNSINEIMESLPVPPFVGSNSWVIGPQKTKNGKVILANDPHIGFSQPSVWYQAHLVTPKQEMYGFHLALSPFPVLGHNYDYAYGITMFENDDIDFYREDENQQYRVRKEVIHVKDGQDVELEVKISPNGPLMTGLLENLDEEEKITMDWTYLKEPSNLLEKVYRISHVKNLYEFRDAVAEIKAPGLNMMYGDARGNIAWFASAQLYEKNEYVHTKFILDGSNKTETEKHYLDFEKNPQAINPSWHYVYSANNQPEEVNDKLYPGYYLPEDRAKRIVKLLKEKDTFSLPEVQKMIVDDKSAVSPDLVKIILDNISKVNLNDTEKDAIEVLKSWDGSYKMEEAAPTIYFRFVYLFLKNTFEDEMGEERFEQFLQTHLYKRQIARQLKINKSVWWDDISTKEIKELKDEIITRSFHEAVESLKDQFGSDASDWKWSKALTVEHKHAFDKSGALRSFFNVGPFHTHGGLEVINNQLFKLNNKGVYKVHAGPSTRRIIDFSDVENAKSILPTGQSGNVFSKHYSDQAEKYLNGGFVKMKLNKQEIRTAQDVLVFLPVKDSV, encoded by the coding sequence ATGTTTCGAAAAATATTACTGTGGTTACTTGCGATTTTAGTTGTTGTTCTTGTTGTTTCGGTAATTTTCATAAAGAATAACAAGCCGGTTTACAGCGGAACAATTTCCCTGGAAGCTTTAGAGGAGAAAGTAACAGTTTATTTTGATGAGTATGGGGTTCCACATATTTTTGCGGATTCAGAAAAAGACGCCTACAAGGCACTTGGATATGTGCATGCTCAGGATCGGTTATGGCAGATGGAGCTGATCAGAAGAATAGCAGCCGGAAGACTGTCAGAGGTTTTTGGAAGTGAACTTGTTAAAACGGATAAGCTTTTTCGTGGGATGGGGCTCGGGGCCACTGACGAAATGATACAGACCCACTCCGACCCTTCATCAGAGTCTTATATATTGGCCCAGGCTTACCTTGACGGAATCAATACATTTATTGATCAGGGGAAAACCCCTATAGAATTTAAACTTGTAGGCCTTGATAAGGAACATTATCAGATGAAGGATATCTATAATGTATTTGGTTATATGGCATTTAGTTTTGCCCAGGCACATAAAACCGATTTGTTGCTCTCGGACTTAAAGGAAACACTCGGGCGAAAATACCTTGAAGATCTGGATCTCGACATCAACCCGGGAACTACTCTGATTCAAAACTCAAGGGGAATGAAACGTATGGCCATGAATGCAGGAAATTCAATCAATGAAATTATGGAGTCCTTGCCGGTACCCCCTTTTGTCGGCAGCAACAGCTGGGTTATTGGACCTCAAAAAACAAAAAACGGAAAGGTAATTCTTGCAAATGATCCTCATATTGGGTTTTCACAACCTTCTGTTTGGTATCAGGCCCATTTAGTGACCCCAAAACAGGAAATGTATGGATTTCATCTGGCACTTAGCCCTTTTCCGGTGTTGGGCCATAATTATGATTATGCCTACGGTATAACGATGTTTGAAAATGACGACATTGATTTTTACAGAGAGGATGAAAATCAGCAATACAGGGTAAGAAAGGAAGTTATCCATGTAAAAGATGGACAGGATGTTGAGCTCGAAGTTAAAATAAGCCCTAACGGCCCCTTGATGACGGGGCTGCTTGAAAATCTGGATGAAGAGGAGAAGATCACGATGGACTGGACCTATTTAAAAGAACCTTCAAATCTGTTGGAAAAAGTATATAGGATTTCTCATGTCAAAAACCTTTATGAATTCAGAGATGCCGTGGCTGAGATCAAGGCTCCGGGCTTAAATATGATGTATGGAGATGCTCGGGGGAATATTGCATGGTTTGCATCTGCCCAGCTCTATGAGAAGAATGAATATGTGCATACAAAGTTCATACTTGATGGTTCCAATAAGACGGAAACGGAAAAACACTATCTTGATTTTGAGAAAAACCCTCAGGCCATCAATCCTTCCTGGCATTATGTTTATTCAGCCAATAATCAGCCTGAAGAAGTAAACGATAAATTGTACCCAGGATACTATCTTCCTGAAGACAGAGCCAAAAGAATTGTAAAACTGCTTAAAGAAAAGGATACCTTTTCGCTGCCTGAGGTGCAGAAAATGATAGTCGATGATAAATCTGCAGTCTCACCTGATTTAGTAAAGATAATTTTAGACAATATTTCCAAAGTCAACCTCAACGATACTGAAAAGGATGCTATTGAAGTTTTAAAGTCCTGGGATGGTTCCTATAAGATGGAAGAAGCGGCTCCTACCATTTATTTTAGATTTGTTTACTTGTTTTTAAAGAACACCTTTGAAGACGAGATGGGGGAGGAAAGATTTGAACAGTTTTTACAAACTCATTTATACAAAAGACAGATTGCAAGACAACTCAAAATCAATAAATCTGTTTGGTGGGATGATATAAGTACAAAAGAGATAAAGGAACTAAAAGACGAGATCATTACCAGGTCATTTCATGAGGCAGTCGAATCACTCAAAGACCAGTTTGGTAGTGATGCTTCAGATTGGAAATGGTCTAAAGCCTTAACTGTAGAACATAAACATGCTTTTGACAAAAGCGGAGCCTTAAGAAGCTTTTTTAATGTAGGGCCCTTTCATACCCATGGAGGTCTGGAGGTAATCAATAATCAATTGTTTAAGCTAAACAATAAAGGTGTTTATAAGGTTCATGCCGGGCCTTCAACCCGTCGAATCATAGATTTCAGTGATGTGGAAAATGCAAAATCAATTTTGCCTACAGGACAGTCGGGAAATGTTTTCAGTAAGCACTACAGTGATCAGGCAGAAAAGTATTTAAATGGCGGGTTTGTCAAAATGAAATTAAACAAGCAGGAGATTAGAACCGCTCAGGATGTTTTGGTATTTTTGCCCGTCAAAGACAGTGTTTAA